cctctgtaatAATCTCATTCATTTTATATTAATTGAGCAGATGAAGCCCTCTTCTATGGTACCGGAAGAGAGATGAACTCAGGAAGTTGATACCCTACACACTAATATATTGTACATTGACCTTGTCTCATTGTTGAGGTGGTATCATTTTTAGGCTACATGAATTGTTATAGGCCTATGTTATTCTTTAGGCTCTTGTGGGTTTGTTGCTGTTAGTTTTCAACTGTGTATAGTGAGTGAAAGCCCAACcagccctctcttcctctttactATTGCTAATCTATCTGTGACTTCCTCTTTCCCCTGGCTGATGTTAGTTGAGCTCTGAGGATCGCCCTGAAACAAGAACGAAAACTGTTGGGTGTACAGGGTCGATCGAAAACAGACGGCACGCACACAGCGTACAACAACGAACCGGCTCTATGAAATATTATATGGGACAATTctcacagactacacacacacacctaaactcCCTGTGATAAGAACATAGAGGAGCTGCAGACCAAGGTTTGGAGAGCAGAAGAAAGCTGTGTAGACTACTTTTTTTCAACCATGCTGAAACAATCTTTCAACATCCTAAAGCACTTGGGATCTGTGGGGAAGTATGTACTTTCAACAACATTTGCTGTGTGGTTGGTTTGGATTTTTGTGAATGTGAATACTTGAGAATCATATTTGGGGTGGAAtggtttaaatgttttttatttttttatccatCACTCTGAGCCAGTGTAGCCTAATTTCCATTGGTTTCGTATACAGATTGTTCATTTGAATGTATCTGATGAGGAGCAGCCAATGGTATCTGGGTTCTGAAGGCAACCAAACTTGATCTGGTTGTGATGCCAGCTTAGGTATGACATAGAAAAATCCCTTGATATTTACTTCTGTTAGTGTTCTCTGCTTTAATATTCTCTTTATTTGGATCGAGTCTTGAAAGATAATTTAATACATATTTTTAAAGGATTGATTAGTCTAGAAAAGTCTTCCTCCTTCCATTTTCAGAAAGGGCTGATACAAAACTGGAGTCACGCATGTAgttgatttatttttcatgttGTCTTTGGTTGTTTAATTACATTTAGTATAATGGAATATTGTAGCTTGTTATTTGAAATCTAGAGCATTGTACACACTGCATCCTGTCTGTGTAAACTTGCCTTCCCTCTCGATGAGTTAAGACAGCCCCATGTATATTTTACCTTCATTGCACTCGTTTTTTCCCCCTttcgtgtgtgtgctcatgcatTTATTTTGCAGCAAAGCTGTGGGTATATAATGGTTGCAGGCCTCTTTGACCAAGATGTTTTTTTAGCTGTTTATaatcccacccacacacatacgcacacacacaataacacacaccaaCCTGGAACTACCCAGAGGACTGCTGTAGGCTTCTATCGTGTAGACACAACCTGTTCACTTCTTAAGAAATGATAGAAACACATTCCTCCATATAGCAGAACTGTGCTGAGAATATTTGGCAGGTGAACATGAATGTTGATATGAGAGTAAAAGCTAAACGAGAAGTGGGTTGTTGAAGGAAAGGGAATTTCTCCAGTCAGGTCAGATGACAGAGAAGACGCATACCTGAGGGGATCAACATGTGACGTTACCATAGCCATGTCATAGCTCTGGTTTCTGTTGCTGTTATAGAAAACTCACTCTGGCCCTCTCAGTttctcctgtctctttctctgtctttctacacTCTTCCTTGTACTGTATGTCCTGTGTGATAGCTAAACCACAACCTCCAGCCTTCATTTTAAGGATGTTAATCTCATCCTactaaaaagagacagaaagagaaaaaaaagtggcAAAATAAACCTTCAACGGTGTACATTATGTCCCTTTGGCCGAAAACAGTATATGTGAATGAGGACTCGTAATGCACGTGTTCTATAATTGTTGACCCAGCATCCTAACCGTTCATGTTACCTTCAGACTAAGAACAATGTTTCTGTAGTTGATTATAACTCTCTCAAAACCTCCTTTTTATCCACTGTCCATGTGTATAGGTCCCAGGATGCTACTGATCTTCTCCATGAGGACCTGGTCATGGTGAGGACAGGGCTACACGTTCACACAAAATATCTGGACCTGGTTGCTTGGTGCTAAATCATAAAAGCATCAAGAATTGTCATTGACTTTTGATTAATATTGGTGGATTTGATTGGTTGGAAGGTGGAGCAACGGGTGGAGCCAGCCAAGAAGGCAGCACAGCTGCTGTACAAAAAGCTACAGTGTTGCCTTCAGAGCCAGCAGGGGCTTGATATGGAGAGACGCATGGTAACTTTCACTTTTCCTTTAAGCTCTTTAAACCTCGACCCTCATGCTGACCGACCATATTCTTCTATATACGAAGTCTTTGACTGTTtaatctctttctcattctacACACAGAAAAAACTTCCTCTCATGTTGCTCTCTATTTCCATGGCTGAAAGCGTTAAAGACTTTGATGGGGATTCCTCTTTTAGGTAAGAGACCCACTTTCTCATCATTCGCTCATTCCCTCACTTGTTTGCTCAACTGCTCTGCACAAACTCGCTTGCTGGTATTTTGTCCATCAGGAAGGTGCTGGAGATGTGCTGCTTCATTGAACAGAATCTAGCCCAATTGTTGGCAGACTTTGAGATTAAACTGGAGAAAGAGGTTCTGGAGCCCCTCAATAAACTCAGTGAGGTAAGGagctcaaacacacaaccaTAATATGGACAGCTGAACCCATGACAACATCCATAACTCACACAGTGTAAACACCTGTAATCGACACACTGCATTCACCTCTCCTTTGTGGGTTTGAATGCTGCTTGGTGATCAAAATGAACTGTAACATCATGTAGGATTCTACTGATTTATGAACCTGATGGCTCGTGTGTTCTGCTCTAGGAAGAGCTACCGGAGATTCTGAAGAACAAGAAGCAGTTTGCTAAATTGACCACAGATTGGCAAAATGCACGTAACAGGTGAGTGATAGCTACATCCCTCCTCATTAAAAAACTATTAATTCAAGCACTCTCAaaaagtgtgtgtatactgtgtttgtgtatttatttattcttgTGGAGTTTGGAAATCCCCTCAAGAATATTAACTCAGGACAATTTTTACCTTGGGGGGACATGTTATTGGTCCTCACAAGTTCAAGTGCTAATTCTAAGGGGTTTAGGGGGTTCAAGGTTATTGTTAGAATTATAATTATAGTTAGTATTACATTAAGGGTTGGGGCTAGGAGCTAGGGTTAGGTTTATGATCAATGATCATGGTATGTTTTGGGGTTAAGAGCATGGCTAGGGTTAAAGTTTAAAGTTTAAAGCAGGGGTTTGGGAAAAGGATTTTGAATGGAACTGTGTTGCGAGTCCTTACAAGAATATtaaaacaaacctgtgtgtgtgttcaggtcccAAGCCAGTACAGGCCCCCAGGCCAGGCAGGATGGGCTAAAAGAGGAGGTGGACGAGGCCTGGAGGAAACTAGAGAACATCAAGGTCAGTTTCACACCTTCATCCATCATCCACTTTAAATTAAGAATTATTGAGTGAGTAAGTGAATTATCACTtagcacttctgatccttgatcttttgctgtactttctatatggACTATTTgtttgtcgctttggataaaagcatcggATAAAGGAATACAATTTATACGTCAAAAATGTAAATTAACATATTAAGAAAGAAAATCAATGAGTGAGAAAgtgaattaattaattaattaacaaTCTGTAACTGTTTCTCATGGTTTGATCTCTTTACAGGACCAGTACTCTGCAGATCTTTATCACTTTAATACTAAGGAGGATGACTATGCCAACTACTTCCTTCGAGTGAGTGTTTTAGACCCCAAAGAGGTGGCATCATCCGGCTCCACGTGTTGTCAATGAGGACATCTTTAGTTAAACATTCTGGCTGTGTTTTTCCATCAGCTGTTGGAGCTACAGGCAGAGCACCACAAGTGCTCTCATGAGTTCTTAGAGCGCACCATCACAGAGTTGAAGGAAGACCACAGTCGGAAGGGTGAGCAGCGTGTGTTTTTGCAGTGTCCGTTGGTTTGTGTTAGTGTGATGTGTATAACGTATGTTTGTCCATGTGTTCGGATAGAGCCCCAAATGAGCATGTCTAAAGGGAAGGTTTTTGGagagcctctcctctctcacttgtCTGTGAGCGGTAGAGAGATTGCTGTGCCCATCCAAGAGTGTGTCCATATGCTGCTGCACTCTGCTATGAGAGAAGAGGTACTCAGTACCCTGATCCTAGTTTGGCATCTTTACCAGATGATCTATTCAATTTAACTAAATCGGAACAAGTAAATCTTCAAATATGTCATCAAGActacactttctctctccctcccctaccTTCCTCTCCCAGGGGTTGTTCCGGCTGACGGCAGCAGCCTCTGTGGTTAAGAGACTGAAGAGCAATCTGGATCGAGGAATGGTGGACCACACAGAGTTCAACACAGAACCTCATGCTGTTGCAGGTCAGGCTGGGACATAGCGGGAATAaaaaggaggagtggagggagtgaaaatgtagagaaagaaaatatatacatGTGCAGTACACACCGTCACATCCTGAGAGGAAATAAGAGGTGACAAAAACCGAACGTGTCGATGTTCTCACAGGGTGTTTCTCTGTACTTTCCATCAGGAGCTTTGAAGAGCTACCTCAGAGAACTACCCGAACCCCTGATGACATCTGATCTGTACAATGATTGGTTTGAAGCTGCAGGGTGGGTAACACAATAACCTCAGATGCCTGAATGAACCCCTTGTTTAATTGTAGTCAATGTCAGTTTTTACACAAAAAACTTGATTCGACTTGAATGTCAATGTcgttgcagagagaaggagctgaACCAAAAGCTGGAGCAATTGAGACTGGTGCTGAAGAAGCTCCCACCAGAGAACTACAACAACCTCAGGTGGGTAACCTTCTCCCTGTCTTTTTGACCCTTCTAGGTATTCACTCTTCCGTTTCTCTCAAATACTACTCattttctccttcttcttcttctctctctctctctctctctctctctctctctctctctctctctctctctctctctctctcactttctttctctctctttctttctctctctttctttctttctttctttctttctttctttctttctttctttctttctttctttctttctttcttttttctctctctctctctctctctctctctctctctctctctctctctctctctctctctctctctctctctctctctctctctctctgtctctctctctctgtctctctctctctctctctctctctctctctctctctcactgtctctctctctcactctctttattGCAACCaccccatctcttcctctctcaggtACCTCATCcagttcctgtctctcctctctgagcaGCAGGCTGTCAACAAGATGACCCCCAGTAACATCGCCATTGTGCTGGGGCCCAACCTGCTGTGGCCGCGCGCTGAGGGGTGGGTAGACATATGAATGTCTCTGTAGGCTACTGACATCCCACAGATACACCAACTGAAACTAAAATGGTAAAACCGCTGAGGAGTGAGTAGTGCTGGCTCTCTGTTCAGGAAACCCACATAGGATGTACAAATAGGAACTGACTTTTTCTGGTACGCTGCCCTTTTTTTCACGGCCTCTGTGGTCTCTTCTGTCCCACCCCATCTTTCAGGGAGATGGATCTGTTGGATATGGCGTCGGCCTCATCTGTTCAGGTTGTCATGGTTATAGAGCCTCTCATCCAGTACTCCAGTAGCCTCTTTTCAGAAGGTACACCTCTATCTATAATTATCTATCATCAGTATCTATCCTTAAATGGCTAAGTTGAGATGAATGACATGAACTACGGCCAGAGTGGCCAGAATCAGTGGCCGGCTTGGTTAGCATTTAGAACATGCATACACTATAGGTGTGAAAACGTGCCTGTTTCTTTACAGATGAGTGAGTTATATGGAGATTCAATTGGTGAGTAAGTATTCTGAATTCTTTTCCAGGGGTGGACTTTGAGGTCCCAGACCTCTCAGAGAATCCAGATACGAGCCCATCAATTCCTCAGCCTCTGGAATCCAGGAAAGACATGATTTCCAGAACCACATCTTCATCCTCtactgcctcctcctcttcctcctgtcatATCCCTTTGAATAAATCACACAGGTTATTATTGCAATCCCTAAATACGCAATTATTATTTCACAGTCAAGTGAGTCAGTATTTCAACAGTTTTGTCAAACAGGGGGAACCCATTTGTTGTGGCAGATAATGAGTGTCCTAACAGCCACTGTcttttgtgtgtgcataatCCTTGACTTCAAATTCTCATTCTCTTCCCCTTGTAGTTTTTGAGCATGGTGTAAATTTCTCTGGCTAACTTTTATCCTCTTCAGCTTAGTGTCCCAGGACATGCTGTTTATCATCAAGTCTTCTGGTTCCGTGGGTCGTAAAACCAGTACATGGGAGAGCCCTAGCTCTGAAACTCCTGGTCCAACTCCATCCTCACCGCCCCTGATAGAGAACACATCCCCAGCTCTTACCCCTACTCAGGTCTTCGACCCTTCCCCTGTCTTTAGCCCAACATGGTTTCCAAAATCATTCCAGTTGTCCAGTGGATCAGCAGTTCCAGGTCCAGACCCAGTACCAGTCATCAAACCAACCCAGAAGCAGAGTTCAGAACCTGGTCAGCTGGAACCCATCTCCGAGGGTCACCTCGTAGATGGTGCCACCAGGCTCCATCCACCAGGCTCCCCTAAAGCTTTGCTGAAAATTGGCTCACCTTTTAAACGTATGTTGAATTCTATGGATTTTCTAAGACTTTAAGGCCTGTTGTTAGATATTCCTCTATAGTGTAAATTAAATACATTGGCACACAGTGAAAACTCAGAGGAGCAGGCCTAGGGAGTTTACATAAGCAGGGCTATGACATACTTGCCCTTTTTAACCACCCCTTATTAGCATGAACAAAACCACAATCCTTTTAAAAATAAACTGTGTTGCAAATGTCCCGTGTGGTAAATGCTAGACCTTGTGTAGCAGCTCTTTGTTGCTACATGAAACTACCTCCTTGGTGCACTAGAAGTTAGCTGACAAATTAAGTGACAAACAGCTGGCCTATTTCAGCACACAGGAAGTGTTGGTATGACCATTAAAAATAAATGGTCTTTAATGCCACTTTTAGCAGAGAAGAACCCAAGTCAGACTTTAGTTTAGTTCCTGTCATGAGCACACTTCGACATACAATACCATTGACTTCTGGATTTTATTTCCATTATATGTTTTAcgtgttttgttgtgttttgttgtgttttgttgaatTTTGTATGGTTGGCTCCCTCAACATGAAAGACCtcaatctctcatctctctttttaCGTTTATATATCACCTAACAGCGAGGAGATCCTTCATTCAGAGCAAGCCACCAATCCATGGGAAGGAGCACATAGTGGTGGCTTTTTCAGCCAATTCCAAACCGAAAGCTCCGCTGCCCACAAAGACCCAGACCCCGACATCTCCAGCACCTCAGAAAGCCCCACCCCCGTCCCAGCCACATCCCCCACTCAAGCCCCAGGGCGTGCTCCTGAAGAAGGCCACAATCAAAAGGCCCGGGGTCAGACCTccatctgtccctcctcctTTGCCTCCCCTGGTGGATAGCCAGCAGTAATGTAAGCCAATGGATATGATCTCTTAAAAAAGCATGTAGCTATCACTGTCCTTAATGATGATGATTCTTGGTCTGTAAACATGCTTTGTAATTTCACAGCAACAACAAGGTATTTCATGTTATGATTTATTTGGCCTTTTATTGATAAGATCCAAAAGATGAGCTAATCATACTTTGTAAATAAAGCATATCAGATACtactaaaacatatttttattgtattttcatATTATTATTAGAATAACATATGTATTAATTGCAGCATAAGTATTTTCTATAATGTATTTTGTTGTATAAGGACAATAAAGGttacaataaaaacatatttctgTTCTTGGTAGGAAACAGTCTCTGAATAAAATAATAGACTAAAATTAGATCATTGTCATATACATTAGCTGCTAATTAATGTGTCAAACTGGTGCTAATGGTGTATGCAAGatgcagaagaaatgtataacaaacatttatttttataatatATCAAATCTTCTTCCTCTATGGCTTCAGGTCTGTTGATCAAGTATTTTTTGTTGTCAGCTGAAGGAGGGCTTGTAGCCCACACAAGATTATGATATTCCTCTtttagtgttgttgtttttttagagCATGGTAGTTGGAGAGACTGAAGCTTGGTTAACATTCTCCAAACTTGGACGCTGGCTCAAATGCTTTGACAGATCAGGGAATCATGTCTTTTTCTGGAGCATTTTCTCTTCTTTGTTGCTTTTGCATGTCCAGCTACTTTCTCTCATACATTCTCATGCTTTCTATCACATCTGCTTGTCATATTTTTCCATTACTTGCCACTGGTTCTAGTGATAAAGCATatcaagctttttttttttactgtatcaTTATTTCAGTTATCCCTTTCGATACTTTTAACAACAGTCCACATCCATACTATACATTTAACCTTTGGAAATATAAAGTATGTGGTTAATGTTCTTCTATATTCACATTAAAGCTCTTTGGAACGATGGACCTATGTGGTCCTATACCATCCACACAGGATGGATTTGAATTCATGATCAAAAATTTATTTATCCAACATTAGGAACGTAATGTCTTGTTTTGAACAGATCTGAGGGTTACACTTtaatctcctcttcctcatctgtATAGCTGTAAGATGAGGGTTTTATCTTGAGATGGTTGGTTAGTATTTCTTCTACCACATTCATCTTTGGCAGCTGTCCCTTTAGGAGCTCCCCAAGCTCATAATGCTGTGCCAGTACATCTGTAGCACTCTGAACCCCTCCACTCtccatccccagcctctccctggcTGGATACCCCACCAGGCTGGTGGCAAGCTCTTTAGGGGACACTTGACCGTTCATTGACTCTTTCATCCTGGCCTCCGCTTCTTCATCTTCTTCCGTCCAGTCTAGCCCATATGGACTTTTCCTGCTGCCACAGTCATCCCTCAACAGTGAATCCACCAATGAGATGGTTGCAGAGTCCATCTCTGAGCCCCCATAGGCAAAGCTAGGCTCTAGCTCCTCCCAGGTGTGGCTTGACTCCAGGTGGATCTTGGGGCTGTCAATCAAGCCAAAGACCTCGCTCATGAGGGATGGCCCGAGGTCGAACGTGAAGGAGGTGAGTGAGGTGAGTGAGGTCAGGGAAGCAGGTCGGATCAAGTCAGGGTCCAGTGTCAAATTTGGGGCAGAGCTCACTGACTGGATGGCATCTGTGGCATCAATCATTGAGACACAGTGGACGTCTGGAGAACAGGAAGTAGAACCTGAGGACTGTTGCCGTTCTGACCGGGAAAGGCGGGGTAGAGTGACAAAGCCAGACTCCAGACctagggagaagagaaggggacGATTCAATTCCACACACAACATAACATTCAAGCGAATATTACAGGTAAATTCGTTTTATCAAGTTATTGTTTAATTTAATGTAATTatcagaagaaaaagaaaatacacagtTGGCTGTGTATTTTCAAAAATTTCAGCAGGGATCATTTCCCATGTAAAATGTGTGTCCAAGAAGTTTGACCCATCAACGTCCAGTCACCTACAGGGGGCAGTGAACACTAAGCTATCCAGGAGCTGCAGCGTCAGTGTGTTGTGCTGCCAGGGTGCTGACTCTATCAGCCCAGCAGCTGTATGTGTGAACTATGTATCCCCTCCCAGGCATGTCACCCAAGCCAGGCACTTAcatgtcacacagtcacacaccactGCTCTCGTGACCTGGgacagtgtcacacacacacactaacacacaaagtcacagcaggacagggagacatAGGTATTTGAGAGGGACAAACTATCCTACAAGCCCTCAgaaactgacagcacacagaccTGCACCGCCTGTAGCTCTTCCCTATCACTGAAGACTTGACAGATTGTTAGGAGTGTTGTATGTGAGCCATGGTGATTTATGAGCTGGAGGAAGAGACATCTGTCTTGGGTTCTCTGTTTGTTGGACTGTGTTTTTACAGCATGTCCTACAGCTGCTACTGTACTGCTTCTTCTCAACAACATCTGAGAAGGGTCAACCAAAACCCTAACCTTTCACTGTAAGTATATAATTGTAATGAGGTGAGGTttctctgtacgtgtgtgtatgtgcgtttgtACTTTAAGTATACATATGTGAACCACATACTCAAGCTTTTgccctgtgtgtttatggtCTCTTATAATAGACTTCCCTTACCATAGGAGAACGTGGTCTCGTCTTGTGTCTTTGCAGGGCTGGAGAAGAGTGTTTTGGTTGGTGATCCCCCATTCAACAGCTCCACATCCAagcgggggagggagatggCGTTCTTGATGATGGGGGAAatagggggaggcgggggggagaGGTCCTTAGAATCCCCCCGTGGCCTATCGGGGGTCTTCCTAACGTGTCGGAGGGTCCTGGAGAAGAACGCCCCAATTTTATTGTCGGGCGACGTCATTGAATCCGTGTCTCCATTTCCATTGGCTGTTCCACCGTGGTTGCTAAGGAAGGAGGTGTCTCCAAACACATCCCCGCCGCGGCCGACATGCATGGTGTGACGGAAGTCACCGAGCGGAGGGCTGATCATGTCCAGGGTCAGGTCACCTTTGAACCGTCGTTTCCCCTGAGACTGGGAGACCAGGCCCTTCAGACCAGACAGCTTTCCTCCCAGATTCATACTGGAGCTTACAAGGACAATGGCCTCTAAAAACTATTTTGAGACAATCGTTGAAATGGAGGGTTTTGAATGTTTTATAATGTCACAAGATTCGGAGTTAAAAAAATTTAAAAGAGTCCAAAGTATGTTCCTGTCTTCCGGGAAGGTTCTTGTCTCTAGACCTTTTGAACTCTTGCGTTTGATCAACGTGTATTAGCTTTGTAGTACTGAGAACAATGAGAGCAGGTTTTGGGTCTCCACTCACTAATGAACCACAGAATCTCACAATGGGATATAATCTCATTTGTTGTTATCCATATCCAGCTTGATTGGGTCCAGATAAATAGAGGAGAAAACTATGCAGGAGTTCCTGGAAGCAACCAGGCAGTAAGAATGGggtcagaaggagagagagtgttgaCTAGATGCTTGCTATGTGTAGTTGTTTACAGCTCTGAGTTTATTAAACATCAGCTCAGAAGTGAGACCAGCCCCAACTGCGAATGTGTCTGGTTAAAACACTGGAAACATTGATCAACAAAAAGAGTTTGCAGAGTTAAAAAATGTTTAAGTGAACTGGCTGAACTCCGTTGGCTAGAAAGTGTCACAGTCTGATGTAATTAAGAGCTGATAGGTAGTCTGGTGGGCTCCATCTGGATTATATGGCATATACATAACATTCAGTTATAAAGTAACTAAATCCTTTTTTTTCCCCAATAGACTTTAGTTGGTTTACAGAATTCCGCGTTCCAAAGTCCAGCGTCCTGGAACCGTGTAAATATAGACCAcaaggtctgtcctgtctgtccctgcTCTGGACTGGAGCCTGGTAAAACCTCCAGTCTGCTTTCTGTCTCAGAAACAGAGCTGGGGAAGGAGGGCTCCGCCTCTCCAagctgtgtcctgtctgtctggcctcaTGTCCTGACTAAATGAAAGAACATTATTAGCCCTATTAGCAGGGAAAGTAACTTTTATCACAATCTGGTCTGACCAGCAGTAGTTTATAAACCAAATATGTTTTGGAGGATAAAACAGCATTTAGCCaaaacagagaaagatagagaaactACCCAGATAAGAAAATcacttagctagctagcgatcTCCCAGTGAGTGAGTCAGCAATGACAGGAGACTAAAAATATATACGTTCTGTATCATTCTTTGCCAAAAGAGTAATGGATTCCCTATTTTAAAATAGGGAATCGATGATAGAATAGTGTCCTGACAGGGTCCTGTGGCTGTGTTCAAAGTTCTCTCCACCTCCCACGCACGGTCAGCTAGCTCTACACAAGGTTGCTCCGGCCGAGCCCTGGACTGGGATTGCGTCAGGTCTGAAACAGCCTTTTAATTAGCTTCTGACCACAGTCCCAGGCCTTCTCTCCTTAACTTCTTCTAACTTTCAGAGGGCAGGGAAACCACCCACCAGTGAGGGCTTGACTAGGAGTGGTAGACAGACTCTGAG
This DNA window, taken from Hypomesus transpacificus isolate Combined female chromosome 13, fHypTra1, whole genome shotgun sequence, encodes the following:
- the cdc42ep1a gene encoding cdc42 effector protein 1, giving the protein MNLGGKLSGLKGLVSQSQGKRRFKGDLTLDMISPPLGDFRHTMHVGRGGDVFGDTSFLSNHGGTANGNGDTDSMTSPDNKIGAFFSRTLRHVRKTPDRPRGDSKDLSPPPPPISPIIKNAISLPRLDVELLNGGSPTKTLFSSPAKTQDETTFSYGLESGFVTLPRLSRSERQQSSGSTSCSPDVHCVSMIDATDAIQSVSSAPNLTLDPDLIRPASLTSLTSLTSFTFDLGPSLMSEVFGLIDSPKIHLESSHTWEELEPSFAYGGSEMDSATISLVDSLLRDDCGSRKSPYGLDWTEEDEEAEARMKESMNGQVSPKELATSLVGYPARERLGMESGGVQSATDVLAQHYELGELLKGQLPKMNVVEEILTNHLKIKPSSYSYTDEEEEIKV
- the sh3bp1 gene encoding SH3 domain-binding protein 1, which encodes MLKQSFNILKHLGSVGKSQDATDLLHEDLVMVEQRVEPAKKAAQLLYKKLQCCLQSQQGLDMERRMKKLPLMLLSISMAESVKDFDGDSSFRKVLEMCCFIEQNLAQLLADFEIKLEKEVLEPLNKLSEEELPEILKNKKQFAKLTTDWQNARNRSQASTGPQARQDGLKEEVDEAWRKLENIKDQYSADLYHFNTKEDDYANYFLRLLELQAEHHKCSHEFLERTITELKEDHSRKEPQMSMSKGKVFGEPLLSHLSVSGREIAVPIQECVHMLLHSAMREEGLFRLTAAASVVKRLKSNLDRGMVDHTEFNTEPHAVAGALKSYLRELPEPLMTSDLYNDWFEAAGEKELNQKLEQLRLVLKKLPPENYNNLRYLIQFLSLLSEQQAVNKMTPSNIAIVLGPNLLWPRAEGEMDLLDMASASSVQVVMVIEPLIQYSSSLFSEGVDFEVPDLSENPDTSPSIPQPLESRKDMISRTTSSSSTASSSSSCHIPLNKSHSLVSQDMLFIIKSSGSVGRKTSTWESPSSETPGPTPSSPPLIENTSPALTPTQVFDPSPVFSPTWFPKSFQLSSGSAVPGPDPVPVIKPTQKQSSEPGQLEPISEGHLVDGATRLHPPGSPKALLKIGSPFKPRRSFIQSKPPIHGKEHIVVAFSANSKPKAPLPTKTQTPTSPAPQKAPPPSQPHPPLKPQGVLLKKATIKRPGVRPPSVPPPLPPLVDSQQ